Below is a genomic region from Catenuloplanes atrovinosus.
TGATCAGCACCAGGATCGTGCGGCGTGGCGCCTCGATCAGTCCGCTGCCGTACTGCACCGCGCGCGCGATGTTGGTACCGCCGCCGAGCTGGACCTTCATCAGCAGCTCGACCGGATCGTCCACGTCGGACGTGAGGTCGACGACCTCGGTGTCGAACGCGACCAGGTGCGTCCGGATGCCGGGCAACCCCCACAGGCAGGCCGCGGTGACCGCGGAGTGGATCACCGAGCCGGTCATCGAGCCGGACTGGTCGACCAGCAGGATCACCTGCCACTGGTCCAGGTGCCGGCGGGTACGGGAGAAGAAGTACGGCGTCTCGATCAGCAGCCGCCGGTCCTCGGGCCGGAAGTGCGCCAGGTTGTCCCGGATCGTGCGCCGGACGTCGAAGTTCCGCGCCTGCCTGAACCGGCTCGGACGCCGGCTGCGGCTGCCGCTGAACGAGTTGCGCACCTCGGCCTTCAGCTTCTCCATCAGGTCGCGGACCACGGCCTCCACGATCCGCCGGGCCAGCCGCAGCACGTCCGGGTTCATCAGGTGCTTGGTGTGCAGCACGGCCTTGAGCAGCGTCTGGTTCGGCGTGATCGTCTCCAGCACGGCCGGGTTCGTGACCACGTCGTGGATCTCGTACTTCTCGACCGCGTCCCGCTGCAGCCGCTCGATCGTCTCCTTGGGGAACAGCCGGCCGATGCCGGTCAGCCAGTCCACGGTGGTGAGCGGGGACGGGCCCGCGCCGCCCCGGATGCCGCGCGTGCGCAGTTCCTCGTCCCGGCCGTAGAGCCAGTCCAGCGCCGCGTCGCGGGAGGCGGCCTCACCGCTCAGCGGCTGCCCGTTCAGCACGGACTCGCCCGGCTCGCCGAGCACCAGCCGCCAGCGCTCCAGCGTCGGATCCGTCGTCACGTCGTGATCAGCCCCTCCCGGTGCAGCAGGTCCGCGACCCGGCCGTCCAGCTCCACACCCGCCGCGATCAGGTCGGGCGCGGCGTCCAGGCGCAGCAGCGCGCGGCTGTCCCCGGCGATCCCGCGCCGGGCCAGCAGGTGCCGCGCGATCGTGTCCCGCTCGCGCGGCGGGAAGAACTCGAACGCCTGCCGCAGCGCGGGCAGCGCGATCAAAAAGTCCTCGTCTCCCATCGCGTCCATCGCCTCGTCCAGCACGTCGAGCACGCCGCCGGCCTGCAGCACCTCCTCGCGGGCCAGCGCGAACAGCCCGGCCAGCCAGTCGCCGGCGGACGACGGCGTGAACGCGCCACGCACCACCCGGGCCGGGTCACCGGCCCGCTCCGCGCCCAGCGACCAGCCGAACCCGAAGCCCGCGCCGCGCAGGTCCGGCGGCGCGTCCGCGCTCAGCGCCAGCCGCGCGGCCACGTCCAGCGCCGCGTCCCGGTCCAGGTCCAGCGCGGCGCCCGCGTGCACCAGCGCGTCCCGGACCGCGGCCAGCGCGGCGATCCGGGGCAGGTCCGCCGGGGCGGCGCCGCCCCGGACGCCCTCGGCCAGCCACAGGATGCGCGCCACGGACTCGGCGATCACCGTGCCGAGCGGCGCGCTGCCGGCCGTGCCGAGCAGCCGGTCGTGCCGCCACAGCGCGAGCACGATCTCCAGCACCCGGCCCAGCGGGCCCATCTCCGGCGTGGCGCCGATCGCGCGGCCGATCGCGTCCAGCACCCGGCCGGGCAGGTCGGGGATGCCGGCCAGCGCGGCGTCGAACAGCACGGCGGCCAAGCGCTCCACGTCGCCGCCGACCAGCAGGACGCGCTCGGCGAGCAGTGCACCGGCGGCCTCGCCGAGCGTCGCGCCGTACCCGCCGGCCTCGATCAGCGCGGGCAGGCGCCGGTCGTCCCGGGCGAGCGTCCACTCCTCGACCGGCTGCGGGTCGATGCCGGTCCGCGGCCCGGACCGGCGGGTGAAGCCGGGCACGCCCAGGATGCGCAGCCGGTGCAGCACCCGGCTGACCTCGCGCTCGTCGTCGCGGGCCAGGTCCAGGCGGCGGTTGCCGTCCCGGTCCAGGTCGTGCCGCGCCAGCTCCGCGACGGCGTGGTGCACCAGCGGCGGCGCGGGCGTGTCCGGGTGCAGGCGGCCGGTCCGGTCACCGCTGAGCGCCGCGACCATCTCCACCACCACCGGGTGCGTGCCGGGCGCCGGCGTGCCCCGCGTCGACCAGGGCAGCGGCACGTCCAGCGCCTCGTCCAGCAGCGCGGACGCGAGCCCGTCCAGCACGTCGGTCCGGGAGCGGTGCCGGTGGCCGCGGACCAGCGCCAGGCCCGCCGCGGACGCGGTCGCCGCGATCAGGTCCGCGGTGGAGAGCCGCTGCCCGCGCCCGCGCAGCCGCGCCACCACGGCCGCCAGCAGGTGATCGGCCGCGGCCTCCAGACCGTCCTCGAAGAGCCGCTGATAGTACGCCGGGGACGGCATCCCGGACTGGTAGCCGTCGAACGAGTCGAGACGCCGGAACGAGTACGGCACCAGGTAGCTGCCGCCGGACGCGTCCGCGGGCAGCGCATGCTCGACCGGCTCGTCGTCGCCGGGCAGCGCCGCCAGCCGGACCAGCGCCGGCCGGTGGAACCCGCCGGTCACCACCACGATCGGCCGGTCGCCCGCCTCCCGCCGGGTGCGCCGGATCCAGGACGCCATGTACGCCTCGCGCGCCACGTCGTCCGCGCCGGCCTCGGCCTCGCCGCGGATCAGGTCGAAGTAGGCGGCCAGCCGCTCGGCCAGCCCGTCCGGCTCCGCCACCTCGAACAGGTGGTCCCAGAGCGTGTCCACGTTGTCCACCGCGAACTCGCGGCACAGCCGGTCGATCACCTCCGCGTACCGCTGCTCCGCGTCCGCGTACCGGTTGCGCCGGTCGGCGAAGGCCGGATGCCAGGCGGGCAGGTCGATGAAGCGCAGTTCCGCGCCGACCGCCCGGCCCGCGGTGAGCGCGGTCCACTCCGGGGAGTAGTCGCAGAACGGCGCCCACGACGCGTGGTGCCGCTCGCCGTCGGCGTAGCTGCTGAACACCGCGATCGGAAGCTGATGCCCGAGCAGCAGCTCGCCGATCCGCGCGTTCATCTCGACCGGGCCCTCGACCAGCACGTACGCCGGGCGGACCGCCCTGATCGTCTCGTCGACCAGGCGCGCGCACGCCGGGCTGTGGTGCCGGACCCCGATGAAAGTGATCATCCGGGGAGCAGGTGACGGGCGTCGTACAGCGCCTTCCACTGCGTGCCCCGGCGTCCGCGGACCTGCTGCTCCAGGTATCGGCGCAGCTTCGCCAGGTCCTCCGGGCTGTCCTTGGCCGCGGTGCCGGCCAGGCAGGAGACCACGTCCTCGGCGGTGCCGGCCTCGCCGCGCAGGAACCAGCCGCGCAGGCCCACCGCGTGCGCCACGGAGACCGCCTCGGCCGTGCTCATCACGGAGGTCAGCCGGTCCATCGAGTCGCCGCGCGCGGTCTGTCCCACGCGCAGCTCCCGGAACGCGGTGACCAGCACCTCCAGCACGTCCCGGCGCGGCGCCGCGGTGACGCCGGAGCGCCGCAGCAGCGCGGACGCCTCCGCCTCGACCAGCGACAGCTCGGTGGACAGGTCCGCGATCGGGAACACGGTCTCGAAGTTGAAGCGGCGCTTGAGCGCGGAGCTCATCTCGTTGACGCCCCGGTCGCGCGTGTTCGCGGTCGCGATGATGTTGAAGCCCTCGGTGGCGAACACCATCGCCTCCGGGCCGGTCAGTTCCGGGACCGCCATCACCCGGTCGGACAGCGGCGACAGCAGGCAGTCCTGCACCTCCAGCGGGCAGCGGGTGATCTCCTCGAACCGGACCACCTTGCCCTCGGACATGCCGCGCAGCAGCGGCGCCGGGACCAGCGAGCGCGTCGACGGGCCGTCCGCGACCAGCAGCGCGTAGTTCCACGAGTACTTGATCTGGTCCTCGGTGGTCGCCGCGCCGCCCTGGATGGTCAGCGTCGAGTCGCCGCTGACCGCGGCCGCCAACAGCTCGGAGAGCAACGACTTCGCGGTGCCGGGCTCGCCGACCAGCATCAGGCCGCGGCTGGTGGCGAGGCTGACCAGCGCGCGGTCGATCAGCGACGGGTCGCCGACGAACTTGCGCGTGATGCCGGCCCGCTCGTCGCCGATGATGAACCGGCGGGCCGCGCGCAGGCTCAGCGCCCAGCCCGGCGGGCGCGGATCGGAGTCCGTCTCCCGGAGCCGCCGCAGCTCGTCCGCGTACCGGACCTCGGCCGGCGGGCGCTGCATCGTCGTCACGTCGGTCACGCGGTCACCTCGTTCACATCGCGGATGATCTCGGAAACCTGGATCTCGTCGAGGTCACCCAGCGTGGTTTTGTTCTTGCCGCGCTGCCAGTAGGACGCGCCCGCCTTCTCCACGGACACCTCGACCAGGCGCTGCTCCGGGAAGTAGTCGACGGCACCGACCGCCATGCCCGGATCCATGTGAACCATCATGACCAGGTCGTCGCCCAGGTCGCGCTCGAACCAGCCCTGATGGCCGCCGTCGCCGACCTCGCCGCGCCGCCAGCCGCGCCGCTCCAGCCCGAGCAGCCTGGTGGCCGGGACCGTGACATCCGCGAACCGCGCCAGGTCGGCCCGCTGCCGCTCGCCCGGTTCCAGCCGGAACGTCTCGCGGCCGAGCTGCGGGAACGGCTGGAGGATCTCGTAGTCCGCGAAGACCTCGGCCCAGCCCGGCAGCGCGTCGCCGAGCGTCAGCGGATGCGCCACGCCGATCGTCGCGTCGTCCGGCACCGTCACCGGCGCGTCGTCCACGTCCGCGAACGACCGGTCCTCGGCCACCCGCAGCGTCCCGGTCAGCGCTCCGCCGGCGTCGTAGACACCCCACACCACCCGGCGCACGATGTGCACCAGCAGCGGATGCCCGACCAGGTACCGCGCGAACTCCGGCCCGGTCCACCGCCGGCCGTCCACCATCGCCTGCTCCAGGCGCCGGATCTGGTCGCTCGCGACCGTGCGCACATCCTTTTTCAACCCCGAGAACCGGCGGTACGCCTCCGGCGCCAGCTCGGCGTCGTCCCTCGCCCCCGGCTTGGGCAGCGCCTTCACCCGCTTGCCGGCCTCGTCGGTGACGAACGGCTTCAGCTGCTCGTCGAAGCCGACCACGAACCGGCGCGGCCCGTAGTCGAGCGTGAGGCTGCCCGACCCGTCCAACCCGAAGTCGGGCAGCAGCCGGTCGGCGAGCTGCTCCGGGCGCAGCTCCAGCGCGGCCGCCACCTCGGCCATCTTCTCGTTCGCCCGGTCCTTGAGGCCCTTGAACTTCACCTTCTGCGCGATGCCGTGCAGGTGCATCAGCGCCACGTCGGTGCCGATCATGGAGAGGATCTCCAGGCCGGTCACCGCGCGGGCGTGCCCGCCCTCGCCCGGCCACGCGCGGAGCAGCGGAGTCAGCCGGCGCACCACGTCGTCGTCGCCGAGATGCGCGAGCGCCTCGAACGCCCACGCCTCCTTCGACGGCATGCCGGCCGCCTGCCAGCGCCGGAACAGCCCCCAGGCGAACTCGGCCAGGCTCCGCCGGTCCACCGTCTCCCGCACGAT
It encodes:
- a CDS encoding VWA domain-containing protein, with amino-acid sequence MTTDPTLERWRLVLGEPGESVLNGQPLSGEAASRDAALDWLYGRDEELRTRGIRGGAGPSPLTTVDWLTGIGRLFPKETIERLQRDAVEKYEIHDVVTNPAVLETITPNQTLLKAVLHTKHLMNPDVLRLARRIVEAVVRDLMEKLKAEVRNSFSGSRSRRPSRFRQARNFDVRRTIRDNLAHFRPEDRRLLIETPYFFSRTRRHLDQWQVILLVDQSGSMTGSVIHSAVTAACLWGLPGIRTHLVAFDTEVVDLTSDVDDPVELLMKVQLGGGTNIARAVQYGSGLIEAPRRTILVLISDFYEGGDPHHLVRLIGGLVDQGTKVFCLAALDTAANPHYDTHTAQRFANVGAAVGAMTPGELAAFIAEHVNR
- a CDS encoding ATP-binding protein, with the protein product MQRPPAEVRYADELRRLRETDSDPRPPGWALSLRAARRFIIGDERAGITRKFVGDPSLIDRALVSLATSRGLMLVGEPGTAKSLLSELLAAAVSGDSTLTIQGGAATTEDQIKYSWNYALLVADGPSTRSLVPAPLLRGMSEGKVVRFEEITRCPLEVQDCLLSPLSDRVMAVPELTGPEAMVFATEGFNIIATANTRDRGVNEMSSALKRRFNFETVFPIADLSTELSLVEAEASALLRRSGVTAAPRRDVLEVLVTAFRELRVGQTARGDSMDRLTSVMSTAEAVSVAHAVGLRGWFLRGEAGTAEDVVSCLAGTAAKDSPEDLAKLRRYLEQQVRGRRGTQWKALYDARHLLPG
- a CDS encoding DUF5682 family protein, whose product is MITFIGVRHHSPACARLVDETIRAVRPAYVLVEGPVEMNARIGELLLGHQLPIAVFSSYADGERHHASWAPFCDYSPEWTALTAGRAVGAELRFIDLPAWHPAFADRRNRYADAEQRYAEVIDRLCREFAVDNVDTLWDHLFEVAEPDGLAERLAAYFDLIRGEAEAGADDVAREAYMASWIRRTRREAGDRPIVVVTGGFHRPALVRLAALPGDDEPVEHALPADASGGSYLVPYSFRRLDSFDGYQSGMPSPAYYQRLFEDGLEAAADHLLAAVVARLRGRGQRLSTADLIAATASAAGLALVRGHRHRSRTDVLDGLASALLDEALDVPLPWSTRGTPAPGTHPVVVEMVAALSGDRTGRLHPDTPAPPLVHHAVAELARHDLDRDGNRRLDLARDDEREVSRVLHRLRILGVPGFTRRSGPRTGIDPQPVEEWTLARDDRRLPALIEAGGYGATLGEAAGALLAERVLLVGGDVERLAAVLFDAALAGIPDLPGRVLDAIGRAIGATPEMGPLGRVLEIVLALWRHDRLLGTAGSAPLGTVIAESVARILWLAEGVRGGAAPADLPRIAALAAVRDALVHAGAALDLDRDAALDVAARLALSADAPPDLRGAGFGFGWSLGAERAGDPARVVRGAFTPSSAGDWLAGLFALAREEVLQAGGVLDVLDEAMDAMGDEDFLIALPALRQAFEFFPPRERDTIARHLLARRGIAGDSRALLRLDAAPDLIAAGVELDGRVADLLHREGLITT